The Anaerolineales bacterium genome contains the following window.
TAGAGGGTGGGAATGCAGGTCGATTGGCTCGGTTGGCTGAAGGCCGCCCTCTTGCCGACCGGCGGAGCATCCCCGAAGGTCGGCCGTCGCGCCGCGGCGGTGCTCTTGCCGCTGTACCAGGAGAATGACGCCTGGTGGCTCCTGTTTACGCGACGGACGGACAGCGTCGAGCACCACCGAGGTCAGGTCAGCTTCCCCGGGGGCATGGCTGAGGCGGCGGACCCTCATCTGGCCGCGACGGCCTTGAGGGAGGCAGAGGAGGAAATCGGCCTGAGACCTGACCAGGTCGAGCTGCTCGGGGAGATGCCGCCGATCCTGACCGCCACCGGGTTCTGGGTTACCCCCATTGTCGGACGGGTCCGCTGGCCGACGCCGCTCAAGTTGAACGAATGCGAAGTCGCCCGCCTGTTCGGAATCCCCCTGGCGTGGCTG
Protein-coding sequences here:
- a CDS encoding CoA pyrophosphatase, whose translation is MQVDWLGWLKAALLPTGGASPKVGRRAAAVLLPLYQENDAWWLLFTRRTDSVEHHRGQVSFPGGMAEAADPHLAATALREAEEEIGLRPDQVELLGEMPPILTATGFWVTPIVGRVRWPTPLKLNECEVARLFGIPLAWLAEHENHTRRTLSLPGSSQPVEVITFQPYAGEVVWGATARIVIDFLRLLEPSAK